TCCGCATCCGCATCATTGCCCTTCCCCTTGCCATTACCGTTGCCATTGCCATTTCcattgccgttgccgttgccgttgccgttgccgttgccgttgccgttgccgttgccgttgccgttgccgttgccgttgccgttgccgttgccgttgccgttgccgttgccgttgccgttgccgttgccgttgccgttgccgttgccgttaccattgtcgtcatcatcaccgtcgtcgttcttcccctttcctccaCGAGCCTTGACACGGGTAGCTTTGGTCTGGCTTCTCTTCGTTGCGCTGCGAGGAGCAGTAGCCTTGCCAACACCCCTGGCACGAAGGACCCGGGCATATTGAGGGGCAGGGACAGCGTTTGCAACCGGGATGGCTGCTCCTGCTACTAGGGCTCCCTGATGTTTGGTTAGCTTTTTGACggggaaaaagggggaaacGGAAATGCTTACTGCATAACGAAGTGTGATGGCCCTTGTGTCAACGCCAGTGAAGCCGGCGACAGatgcggcggcgaggagacCGCCGGCGAGGGCTTGAGCGAGGGTGGGGGCGTGCATGTTTGTAGGGGTGTGGATGTGGAAAGAGAACGGCAAATCTTGAATGGTGCGTGAAAGGAATGAGAGACGGCACAGCCGAAAGGAGCGAAAGATCTATGAAGGGTTTGAAGGAAGGACTAGAAGTGAAGATGACTGCCTGAGTATCCTGAAGAGGAGAACGAACAAGGGGACAGAATCTTGGACGAGGCTGTCATTTATAGCAAGATCATCGTGGTACTTTAGATGCAGGATGCGATCTCGGACTTTACCCCATACTGGCCGCTGTTGCAAAAAGGGGGCATCAATCGGGGTCGAAAATCGGGATCATCTCAAGTTTACTGACAGCAAATGCAAAGCCACTGGACTTGATATCGGGCTTGTGTGACGAAGAAGGATTCAGTCGGTGTTGCGGCGGAAACTTGGATCGGGAAGATGGGCTGGATATCTTGAAGTGATGAACGTCTGGAGGCTGCATATTGCCGGCCGCATTTGGCGGAGAGACGGCTCCCAGTCTTTGGATCTCAGATGGAACGATCGAGACTGTGGCACATTGGGCCTGTGGTGGTGACCTGCGAGGAACAGATGGCAGGGGGCGGATGTTGTGCCTGCTGTGCCGTTGGGGTGCGTCCTGATGAAGCCTCGCTCGTCAGAACCACCCCGCCGGATCTTGTGTTTCTGCTGGGCCGCGGGTTGCTGGCGAGGAGACACAGGGCCGGTGACCGGGCCGCATCTCACAATCTGCGTCTTGGCCTGCGGCGGGAGATCTGTGTCCTTGCGGTCAGAAAGCTTGTATGTGATGGGGTCGTATGGGTTTCACTGCCATCCTGTGGCCAGAATCGAGTTATGCCACATGCTCGGTGTTGAAAGGAGTTGGATGACGTAGTTACAGGCCTTATCTAATGTTTTAGGCTATTGTTTTGCTCCCAGCAGGACGAAGCACAAAGCTCACCATGCTCCGCGGTGGCACGCTGGCCGACATTGTCCTCCCCGACGCGTCCAAGGTCGCGGCAATTTGATCGCAATCGCGGCTACCATCCGTCACCCAGGCCGCCACTCCATCTGCAGCTGCCACAAACGAACTCCCCGCCCCTGCAGTCGCGATGTTGACACTGATGGTCCTCGCGCTCCCGCTGTTATTGTTGATGATCTGAACAGCAACCGTACCATCGACATTCCTAAAGGCAGAAGTCCTGACATTTGAGGGCGCACCCGATGTTGAAACACGGACGGCGCCCGGCCTTACAAATCGGCTCCAGTTGGCAAATGCCCACAGTCTCTTGGACGGCTCAACCTGTCTGTTGACCACCCGGATCATCTTGCTGTTGGTATTGCTGGGTCTGTCCTGCGCACCGACCCAGTACAGATAGGCTGACACATTGCCGTTGACAATAGCACCGTAAATGTTGTTAGCCCACGTCAATCCCTCGCCGGCACCGCCGTTGGAGTACCAAGAGCTGGTCCAGGCTCCATTGTTATCTGCCGCTTCCGTCATCCATGTCTATTCGGGATTAGCCACGCCATCGACTGGAGAGTTTTATAAGCCTTACCTTGTGACGGGTCGAcaaaggtgaagaaggcccgGACGTGTACGCGTGTCCAGTCGCAACACCCATGGAATCCTCGACAGATCTCATCTGGTTGAGCATACTGTTCATGACGGACCACCCCATCGTATCGCagcagttgatgatgatgtgggtCATGTTATTCCGGTCGAGCGTCGGCCTGAGTACCCTGATGAAGTCTTGTGCCTGAGTGCCTGAGCTTCTCATGGATGCATAGCTCGTACTGAGAGATTGTCAGCAAGCAAGACGTCTCTTGAAGCCATGGGACAAGCTTACGTGTAGTCAGGCTCGTTCAAGAAGCCCAAATGGGTAATCTCGACACCTTCCTGCTGATAGAACTTGACATACTGGACCAGGTAATTGGCAAAAGCCTGCTTCCAGTCACCGCTGCTACAGCTAGCCCCTGACACACCACAAAGGCTCCCACCGTTGGcatcgttgttgttggtcttCATGTACCCCGGTGCACTCCAGGCATTGGCATAGATTGTCTTGAGCCCGTAGGTCTTGACCGCCTCCTGAGATACCCAGACCTGACCGTTGTCGCTCCCATCCCACACATAATTCGGCGTAGCGGAAGGGCCACCAGGATTCCGGGGCTGGATCGACACCATCCAGTCGTCTCTCATGTCTACACTGGAACCAATACCGTTGCGCAGAATAGTCAACCCCGCGCCCTTGGTGGTTGAAAACATGAGATCAAGGAACTTCCGCTGTTGGTCTTCCGCCAACCGTTTCATGGTCACGGCTCGTTGGAAAGCCTCCGAGGCTCCGAAGCCGTCCATTGTCTGGAACGTGC
The sequence above is a segment of the Podospora pseudoanserina strain CBS 124.78 chromosome 5, whole genome shotgun sequence genome. Coding sequences within it:
- a CDS encoding hypothetical protein (COG:G; EggNog:ENOG503P00J; antiSMASH:Cluster_8; CAZy:GH30), which gives rise to MYPTAFLSSLLLLGGASASELEYRQASTITVDLSRTFQTMDGFGASEAFQRAVTMKRLAEDQQRKFLDLMFSTTKGAGLTILRNGIGSSVDMRDDWMVSIQPRNPGGPSATPNYVWDGSDNGQVWVSQEAVKTYGLKTIYANAWSAPGYMKTNNNDANGGSLCGVSGASCSSGDWKQAFANYLVQYVKFYQQEGVEITHLGFLNEPDYTTSYASMRSSGTQAQDFIRVLRPTLDRNNMTHIIINCCDTMGWSVMNSMLNQMRSVEDSMGVATGHAYTSGPSSPLSTRHKTWMTEAADNNGAWTSSWYSNGGAGEGLTWANNIYGAIVNGNVSAYLYWVGAQDRPSNTNSKMIRVVNRQVEPSKRLWAFANWSRFVRPGAVRVSTSGAPSNVRTSAFRNVDGTVAVQIINNNSGSARTISVNIATAGAGSSFVAAADGVAAWVTDGSRDCDQIAATLDASGRTMSASVPPRSMVSFVLRPAGSKTIA